The following coding sequences are from one Streptomyces sp. V3I7 window:
- a CDS encoding acetyltransferase, which produces MTLHIVGAGGFGRETLDAVRATAAAPEVVFVDEHPAATTVNGCPVLLPGQLASSGGQRNEFVVAIADADARRRLARELEDRGLRAVTVIDPRAVVSPGARIGRGCVVLGQAFISTGTVTGAHVQVNYQASIGHDTVLEDFVTILPGANIAGNVTIGAGSTVGSNAAVLQGRRIGPSVMVGAAALVTRDVGVGQVVVGVPARAREP; this is translated from the coding sequence GTGACGCTGCACATCGTGGGCGCTGGCGGCTTCGGCAGGGAGACGCTGGACGCGGTGCGGGCGACAGCCGCGGCACCCGAGGTTGTTTTCGTGGACGAGCACCCGGCAGCCACCACGGTGAACGGCTGTCCGGTGCTGCTGCCCGGGCAGCTGGCTTCGTCTGGCGGGCAGCGGAACGAGTTCGTGGTCGCGATCGCCGACGCCGACGCGCGCCGCAGGTTGGCCCGGGAGCTCGAAGACCGCGGCCTGCGAGCGGTGACAGTGATCGACCCGCGTGCGGTTGTCTCCCCCGGCGCCAGGATCGGGCGTGGCTGCGTTGTGCTGGGTCAGGCGTTCATCTCCACCGGCACCGTCACCGGCGCACACGTCCAGGTCAACTACCAGGCCAGCATCGGTCACGACACGGTGCTCGAGGATTTCGTGACGATCCTGCCGGGGGCCAACATCGCCGGCAACGTCACCATCGGCGCCGGGTCCACGGTGGGCAGTAATGCCGCCGTGCTGCAGGGCCGGCGGATCGGGCCGTCCGTTATGGTCGGCGCCGCGGCTCTGGTGACCCGCGATGTCGGCGTCGGTCAGGTGGTCGTCGGCGTCCCCGCCAGGGCCCGGGAGCCCTGA
- a CDS encoding IS5 family transposase, translated as MVPDGLWEIAKPLIPPSRVRPQGGGNQDTPDETLFAAIIYVLVSGCAWRQLPPCFGISKSTAHRRFLIWSRAGVWGRLHEAVLHRLDDASLIDVSRVVLDTAHVRAKKRGDHTGPSPVDRGKPGSKMHILSDANGLPLVVGVSVGNTHDSEGLKPMVEGHQTKHDPHNGRYFKPKRLHADKAYDIPHLRKWLWGKHIGVRIARKGVESSERLGRRRWVIERTMSWLSGYRLLSPRYERNPRNYLAFLGLAAALCCYKRLVRLTT; from the coding sequence ATTGTTCCGGACGGGCTGTGGGAGATCGCGAAGCCGTTGATCCCGCCGTCACGAGTGCGGCCACAGGGCGGCGGGAACCAGGACACGCCTGATGAGACGCTGTTCGCGGCGATCATCTACGTGCTGGTCAGCGGCTGCGCCTGGCGCCAACTTCCGCCCTGCTTCGGGATATCGAAGTCGACCGCCCATCGCCGGTTCCTGATCTGGTCCAGAGCCGGCGTCTGGGGCCGTCTGCATGAGGCCGTTCTGCATCGGCTCGATGACGCCAGCCTGATCGACGTCTCCCGCGTCGTCCTCGACACCGCCCACGTCAGGGCGAAAAAAAGGGGCGACCATACAGGTCCGAGCCCTGTGGATCGGGGCAAGCCGGGTTCCAAGATGCACATCTTGTCGGACGCGAACGGACTGCCCCTGGTCGTCGGCGTCTCGGTCGGCAACACCCACGACAGCGAAGGGCTGAAGCCCATGGTTGAGGGTCACCAAACGAAACACGACCCTCACAACGGCCGCTACTTCAAGCCCAAGCGCCTACATGCGGACAAGGCGTACGACATTCCCCACCTGCGGAAATGGCTATGGGGAAAGCACATCGGTGTGCGCATCGCCCGCAAAGGAGTCGAGTCCAGCGAACGCCTCGGCCGCCGCCGATGGGTGATCGAACGGACCATGTCCTGGCTCTCCGGCTACCGCCTTCTCAGCCCCCGCTATGAGCGCAACCCCCGCAACTACCTGGCCTTCCTCGGACTTGCCGCCGCCCTCTGCTGCTACAAGCGACTCGTCCGCCTCACCACATAG
- a CDS encoding putative quinol monooxygenase yields the protein MTYGLVTKFLARPGGRDALADCLLQAAKLMERDSGCIHYVVSTSDEPEAVWVSEVWTDRAAHDASLEPEDIRAVFVQARPLIASVSEQTPLAVLGGVGLPS from the coding sequence ATGACATACGGACTCGTCACCAAGTTCCTCGCCCGTCCCGGTGGGCGTGATGCCCTGGCTGACTGCCTGCTACAAGCGGCGAAGCTGATGGAACGCGACTCGGGTTGCATCCATTACGTCGTCAGCACGTCGGATGAGCCCGAGGCCGTCTGGGTGTCCGAAGTGTGGACGGACCGGGCCGCGCATGATGCCTCTTTGGAACCAGAGGACATCAGGGCTGTTTTCGTCCAGGCAAGGCCGTTGATCGCGAGTGTGTCCGAGCAGACGCCGCTGGCTGTTCTTGGCGGTGTGGGTCTTCCGTCCTGA
- a CDS encoding DegT/DnrJ/EryC1/StrS aminotransferase family protein: protein MPDSNVRIRLASPDLGEEEGEAVRRVLRSGVLTNGAENEAFAHEFAERHQARFGVTFCTGTAALQAMLLAEGIGPGDEVIVPSMTFVSTATSVCHVGATPVFADIDPRTFNLDPQSVAARITPATRAVMTVHYAGQPGDLDGLARVCGAAGVLLLEDAAQAAGAEYRGRPVGAIGRSAMFSFTPTKNITTGEGGMVLTNDPGVAERLRLLRNHGQTGLYQHESLGYNWRLTEMQAAIGRVQLRKLDGILGRKQLIAESLTRRLAGLPGLTTPHQVPDARGSWMLYTCLLPGVRDQVLADLLDQGIEARIYFPPVHRQPIFARRDGGTGDAAALPVTEAVARAMLSLPVHHRVTEAEVTEIADAVTTAVGRATAQPNATDQAMPAGAR, encoded by the coding sequence GTGCCTGACAGCAACGTCCGGATCCGGCTTGCCAGTCCCGATCTCGGTGAGGAGGAAGGGGAGGCGGTACGCAGGGTCCTGCGCAGCGGCGTTCTCACCAACGGCGCGGAGAACGAAGCCTTCGCGCATGAGTTCGCCGAGCGGCACCAGGCGCGGTTCGGTGTGACGTTCTGCACCGGCACGGCCGCGCTGCAGGCGATGTTGCTCGCCGAGGGCATCGGCCCCGGCGACGAGGTGATCGTCCCGTCGATGACCTTCGTCTCCACGGCGACATCGGTGTGCCACGTCGGCGCCACCCCGGTGTTCGCCGACATCGACCCACGGACGTTCAACCTCGACCCGCAATCGGTCGCGGCCCGGATCACCCCGGCCACGCGGGCCGTCATGACCGTCCACTATGCCGGGCAGCCCGGTGACCTCGACGGGCTGGCACGGGTATGCGGCGCGGCCGGCGTGCTGTTGCTGGAGGACGCCGCGCAGGCGGCCGGCGCCGAGTACCGCGGCAGACCGGTCGGCGCCATCGGCCGGTCGGCAATGTTCAGCTTCACCCCTACCAAGAACATCACCACCGGTGAGGGCGGCATGGTGCTGACCAACGACCCGGGCGTCGCGGAGCGGCTGAGACTGCTCCGCAACCATGGTCAGACCGGGCTGTACCAGCATGAGAGCCTCGGGTACAACTGGCGGCTGACCGAGATGCAGGCCGCGATCGGCCGGGTGCAGCTGCGCAAGCTGGACGGCATCCTGGGGCGCAAACAGCTGATCGCGGAATCACTGACCCGGCGGCTGGCCGGGCTGCCCGGCCTGACGACGCCGCATCAGGTACCCGATGCCCGGGGAAGCTGGATGCTCTACACCTGCCTGCTTCCCGGCGTCCGCGACCAGGTGCTCGCTGACCTGTTGGACCAGGGCATCGAGGCACGGATCTACTTCCCGCCGGTACACCGGCAGCCGATCTTCGCCCGGCGGGACGGCGGCACCGGGGACGCCGCGGCACTGCCGGTGACCGAGGCCGTCGCCCGGGCGATGCTCTCGCTGCCGGTGCACCACCGGGTGACCGAGGCCGAGGTGACCGAGATCGCCGACGCAGTGACCACCGCCGTCGGCCGGGCAACCGCGCAGCCGAATGCCACGGATCAGGCGATGCCGGCTGGTGCCCGGTGA
- a CDS encoding SDR family oxidoreductase produces the protein MARAALFLASDDSSFVTGTDMLVDGGLVLA, from the coding sequence ATCGCCCGCGCAGCGCTGTTCCTGGCCTCGGACGACTCCTCGTTCGTGACCGGTACCGACATGCTGGTGGACGGCGGCCTCGTCCTGGCCTGA
- a CDS encoding DUF4839 domain-containing protein, with the protein MADETKYEYQAVQTVRGTDGLVISKMQKDGWELVEQLPGRLRTTLNFRRPKRPLPWRLIGVGAAVLVVLAAIIGTGVALGDGDEEKGASASSTASSEKPSATPPVDEPTAAEVITAQNNREFAALLKADPCDEANVNFATKHEGQTVAFDGSIRYMASYGDDKTRYDFLLGPGDKGPQTTDGPNFKYEDVNTGNLHLTGKQVPATVAVGDKFRFVAEVIEFNTVQCVFLLAPVSTETR; encoded by the coding sequence ATGGCCGATGAGACCAAGTACGAGTACCAGGCCGTGCAGACGGTTCGGGGCACCGACGGTTTGGTGATCTCGAAGATGCAGAAGGACGGATGGGAGCTCGTGGAACAGCTCCCAGGCAGACTTCGCACCACCCTCAACTTCCGTCGGCCGAAGAGGCCACTACCGTGGCGTCTGATCGGGGTGGGGGCTGCCGTCCTCGTGGTCTTGGCCGCCATCATCGGCACTGGCGTTGCGCTCGGCGACGGAGACGAGGAGAAGGGCGCGTCAGCCAGTTCGACGGCCAGCAGCGAGAAGCCTTCCGCTACGCCGCCCGTAGACGAGCCGACTGCCGCTGAGGTGATCACGGCGCAGAACAATCGCGAGTTCGCGGCGTTGTTGAAGGCGGACCCGTGTGACGAAGCGAACGTGAACTTCGCAACCAAGCACGAGGGGCAGACGGTCGCCTTCGACGGGTCAATCAGGTACATGGCGTCCTACGGGGATGACAAGACGCGCTACGACTTCCTTCTCGGCCCGGGCGACAAGGGGCCGCAGACGACGGACGGCCCGAACTTTAAGTACGAGGACGTCAACACCGGCAACCTGCACCTGACCGGCAAGCAGGTCCCTGCCACCGTTGCAGTTGGCGACAAGTTCCGCTTCGTCGCCGAGGTGATCGAGTTCAACACGGTCCAGTGCGTCTTCCTCCTCGCCCCGGTCTCGACGGAGACCCGGTAG
- a CDS encoding transposase: MPKPYPEEFRQDVVRVARNRGPGVTVEQVANDFGVHPMTLWKWMRRAGIDDGTKPGVTSQESAELREARRRIKLLEQENEVLRRAAAYLSQAQLPGKGSTRS, translated from the coding sequence GTGCCCAAGCCTTATCCGGAAGAGTTCCGCCAGGACGTCGTGCGGGTCGCGCGGAACCGTGGCCCGGGGGTGACGGTGGAGCAGGTGGCCAACGACTTCGGGGTCCATCCGATGACGTTGTGGAAGTGGATGCGTCGCGCGGGCATCGACGACGGGACCAAGCCCGGTGTGACCAGCCAGGAGAGCGCCGAGCTTCGGGAAGCGCGTCGGCGGATCAAGCTGCTTGAGCAGGAGAACGAGGTTCTCCGGCGGGCCGCGGCCTATCTGTCGCAGGCGCAGCTGCCGGGAAAAGGATCTACCCGCTCGTGA
- a CDS encoding SDR family NAD(P)-dependent oxidoreductase, producing the protein MQAAIDAIAWTCGLLIAGLTTSSASALLVGPGALVNLCAVTSTAVVLAGAVCGLYSGRYQADTGAELSAVLVSAGLTGLLLEGICQAGVPLVGDKTGVAGLAALVGVLAMITVRAAVAAVRRRPRRPAPTAVKVIVFGAGSAGTQLVQRLIGQPGAQYHPVALLDDDPGKRRLRICGIRVRGGRDRLAEVAAETGATVMVIAIAGGCRDGQVVRELITLAESIGLITKVIPRVEELVAGPARIDDVRDPRITQLLGRDPIRLDLTSAAGQFAGRRILVTGAGGSIGSELCRQLHRLGPASLVLLDRDESALHAIQLALHGRALLDSDEVVLADIRDASRIREIFAQTRPEIVFHTAAVKHLPLLERYPAEALKTNVTGTLNVLQAAVACGVRSFVNVSTDKAADPVSVLGTSKRITERLTAHMAGEYPGTWVSVRFGNVLGSRGSLLGSMSAQIAAGGPVTVTHPQVARYFMTATEAVQLVLQAVAVGESGEVLVLDMGDQVRIVDLARRMAAATSRHVEIVFTGLRPGEKLTEDLLGKEEPGHRPRHPLVRQVPVPVLDVGEVTGIGHLTDPDEVRAALARLAAAPGPEQPAGQPVLPGQPGKAEASR; encoded by the coding sequence GTGCAAGCCGCCATCGACGCGATCGCCTGGACTTGCGGCCTGTTGATTGCCGGCCTGACCACGAGCAGCGCTTCCGCTCTGCTCGTCGGACCTGGCGCTCTGGTGAATCTCTGTGCTGTCACATCGACAGCAGTAGTACTGGCCGGAGCCGTGTGCGGGCTCTACTCCGGGCGCTATCAGGCGGATACCGGCGCGGAGTTGAGCGCGGTGCTGGTCTCCGCCGGGCTGACCGGGCTCCTTCTGGAGGGCATCTGCCAGGCGGGGGTTCCCCTGGTGGGCGACAAGACGGGCGTGGCCGGCCTCGCCGCCCTGGTTGGCGTGCTTGCCATGATCACCGTGAGGGCCGCAGTCGCGGCCGTCCGGCGCAGGCCGAGACGGCCCGCGCCGACCGCCGTCAAGGTGATCGTGTTCGGTGCGGGCAGCGCCGGAACGCAACTGGTGCAGCGGCTGATCGGTCAGCCTGGCGCGCAGTACCACCCGGTTGCCCTGCTGGATGACGACCCAGGCAAGCGCCGCCTGCGGATCTGTGGTATCCGAGTGCGCGGCGGGCGGGATCGGCTCGCGGAGGTCGCTGCGGAGACCGGGGCGACGGTCATGGTGATCGCGATCGCCGGCGGGTGCCGGGACGGCCAGGTGGTCCGCGAGCTGATCACACTGGCCGAGTCGATCGGTCTGATCACCAAGGTGATTCCGCGCGTCGAGGAACTGGTCGCCGGACCGGCGCGGATCGACGACGTCCGCGACCCGCGGATCACTCAGTTGCTGGGCCGCGATCCGATCCGGCTGGACCTGACGTCGGCTGCCGGTCAATTCGCCGGACGCCGCATCCTTGTCACCGGCGCTGGCGGCTCGATCGGTTCGGAGCTGTGCCGCCAGTTGCACCGGCTGGGTCCCGCGTCGCTGGTGTTGCTCGACCGGGACGAATCAGCTCTGCACGCGATCCAGCTCGCGCTGCACGGCCGTGCGCTGCTCGATTCCGACGAGGTTGTGCTCGCCGACATCAGAGATGCCTCCCGCATCCGCGAGATCTTCGCGCAGACCCGCCCCGAGATCGTGTTCCACACGGCGGCGGTGAAACATCTCCCGCTGCTCGAGCGGTATCCGGCCGAGGCGCTGAAGACAAACGTGACCGGCACGCTGAACGTGCTGCAAGCGGCTGTGGCCTGTGGCGTGCGGTCGTTCGTGAACGTCTCCACCGACAAGGCGGCCGACCCGGTGAGCGTCCTGGGCACCTCCAAGCGGATCACCGAGCGGCTCACCGCGCACATGGCCGGTGAATACCCCGGAACCTGGGTGTCCGTCAGGTTCGGCAATGTCCTGGGCAGCCGGGGTTCGCTGCTCGGCTCGATGTCCGCGCAGATCGCTGCGGGCGGCCCGGTCACCGTGACACACCCGCAGGTCGCTCGCTACTTCATGACAGCCACGGAAGCAGTCCAACTGGTACTGCAGGCGGTGGCCGTCGGGGAGAGCGGTGAGGTCCTCGTCCTCGACATGGGAGACCAGGTCCGCATCGTCGACCTCGCCCGTCGTATGGCCGCCGCGACGTCGCGGCACGTCGAGATCGTCTTCACCGGCTTGCGACCCGGCGAAAAGCTGACCGAGGACCTGCTGGGCAAGGAGGAGCCGGGCCACCGGCCGAGGCATCCGCTGGTCAGACAGGTGCCGGTGCCCGTACTCGATGTCGGCGAGGTCACCGGCATCGGTCACCTCACCGATCCAGATGAGGTACGCGCCGCCCTGGCGCGCCTCGCCGCCGCGCCCGGCCCCGAGCAACCGGCCGGCCAGCCCGTGCTGCCCGGCCAGCCCGGAAAAGCGGAGGCCAGCAGATGA
- a CDS encoding molybdopterin-dependent oxidoreductase: protein MPTRTRDDETLPPGQRSVAGWPTRHYGPVPKFKPERWEFRVFGATASGDKYIWNFEEFTELPLSTVVADLHCVSGKTVPDNEWSGVATSTLLALAPPAPDVTHVMVWAEYGFSANLRLHEFASDQSLLARFRNREALTPEHGFPVRLVVPPLYGWKGPKWVRAIEYMTRDRRGFWEERGYHNIGEVRREQRYSNQEEPGEGPVL from the coding sequence ATCCCCACCCGTACCCGCGACGACGAAACCCTTCCGCCCGGACAGCGTTCGGTGGCGGGCTGGCCCACGCGCCACTACGGCCCCGTCCCGAAGTTCAAGCCGGAGCGGTGGGAGTTCCGCGTCTTCGGCGCCACGGCCTCCGGCGACAAGTACATCTGGAACTTCGAGGAGTTCACCGAGCTGCCGCTGTCGACGGTCGTGGCCGACCTGCACTGCGTCTCCGGCAAGACCGTTCCGGACAACGAATGGTCGGGGGTGGCCACGTCGACCCTGCTGGCGCTCGCCCCTCCCGCGCCGGACGTCACCCACGTCATGGTCTGGGCCGAATACGGCTTCAGCGCCAACCTCCGCCTGCACGAATTCGCCTCCGACCAGTCGCTCCTGGCGCGGTTCCGCAACCGGGAGGCCCTGACACCAGAGCACGGATTCCCGGTCCGCCTGGTGGTACCTCCGCTGTACGGCTGGAAGGGCCCCAAGTGGGTCCGGGCCATCGAGTACATGACGCGCGACCGCCGGGGGTTCTGGGAGGAGCGCGGCTACCACAACATCGGCGAGGTCCGGCGCGAGCAGCGCTACAGCAATCAGGAGGAGCCGGGTGAAGGGCCGGTCCTATAA
- a CDS encoding sugar transferase, whose protein sequence is MTAPPLSGRHPADPVIPEAPTAVPGGARVDNQEPRRRSYRGKRLLDLVVVSLIIVPAALLCAIAALAHLLAHGRPVLFRQQRVGRDGCLFVLLKLRTMVNVPASPESPGDADTARVTAVGRVLRRMSLDELPQLANVLRGQMSLVGPRPTLPYQVSRYTDRQQLRLLATPGLTGLAQVHGRQRLSWPERIEWDLRYVLRSSFRLDLAILFLTVWTVLAGRGATASHDNDPIARKPQRMLTGA, encoded by the coding sequence ATGACCGCCCCACCTCTGTCGGGCCGGCACCCGGCCGACCCGGTGATCCCGGAGGCGCCCACCGCAGTGCCCGGCGGTGCCCGGGTCGACAACCAGGAGCCCCGCCGCAGGTCGTACCGCGGCAAGCGACTGCTGGACCTGGTCGTGGTCAGCCTGATCATCGTGCCGGCCGCGCTGCTCTGCGCGATCGCCGCGCTGGCGCACCTGCTCGCGCATGGCAGACCCGTCCTGTTCCGGCAGCAGCGGGTCGGCCGCGACGGCTGTCTGTTCGTCCTGCTGAAGCTGCGCACGATGGTGAATGTTCCGGCCAGCCCGGAGAGTCCGGGTGACGCCGACACCGCCCGGGTGACCGCCGTCGGCCGGGTGCTGCGCCGCATGTCCCTTGACGAGTTGCCGCAGCTGGCCAATGTGCTGCGCGGACAGATGAGCCTGGTCGGGCCTCGGCCGACCTTGCCCTACCAGGTAAGCCGGTACACCGATCGTCAGCAGTTGCGGCTGCTGGCCACCCCAGGGCTGACCGGCCTGGCGCAGGTGCACGGGCGACAGCGGCTGAGCTGGCCGGAGCGCATCGAGTGGGATCTGCGTTACGTCCTCCGCTCGAGCTTCCGGCTGGACCTGGCCATCTTGTTCCTCACCGTCTGGACGGTCCTGGCCGGGCGCGGAGCCACCGCCAGCCACGACAACGATCCGATCGCCCGCAAACCACAAAGGATGCTCACAGGTGCCTGA
- a CDS encoding DUF4012 domain-containing protein — translation MKAGKDPTCSWKGAEEGARAFATLVLRRRHRAFLWVAGAVGLLSAASAGFLVWEVRAVQSNLAAAQVTTDRLQTEMARHRQPSAEVLGDIRKHTAAARSAAGTPVWSVAEYLPLMGPPLRSARGLSVAADEMATGVLPKAVRLHQLLASGQMVHQGRVDLRRLSAATDLLGNVHRQLTGIETSLNGLPGSTVVGRLDTERQRLSDRVARLSGSVSEAQATMRLLMPLLGASEPRSYFLAFQNNAEARGTGGLVGTFGILTADRGRITLHDFASDDTLPRTTTPVANFGPEFDRRYGAAESTQGLANSNLSAHFPYAAQIWVGLWQRHTGQRLDGTIATDPVGLARVLKATGPVRLPDGMHVTADNTVEFTERTLYASYSNTERKRFLVQVAQSVATALLGNHHDSVALLHALRQNADDGRLRVWSRDASTESALEEAGLAGDVPERTGPFAYLVVNNSAGNKMDYYLRRSLTYELGPCEGGTRSSVVRIRLTNAAPATGLPALVTLRSDDPRRSHPPGSTSIWLSLYASSGARFTGGTLDGRRLLLSSTEERGHPVLGTQVELLPGQTREVDIRLLEPASDRAPVVPLQPLAWPQTTKVRIQPCVK, via the coding sequence ATGAAGGCAGGCAAAGACCCGACGTGCAGCTGGAAGGGCGCTGAGGAGGGTGCGCGGGCATTCGCGACTCTGGTGTTAAGGCGCCGCCATCGGGCCTTCCTTTGGGTTGCCGGAGCCGTCGGTTTGTTGTCCGCCGCGTCGGCCGGTTTCCTGGTGTGGGAGGTCCGCGCGGTCCAGAGCAATCTCGCTGCGGCTCAGGTGACCACCGACCGACTGCAAACGGAGATGGCCCGTCATCGCCAGCCCTCGGCCGAGGTGCTGGGCGACATCCGGAAACACACAGCGGCCGCCCGGAGCGCGGCCGGCACGCCGGTGTGGAGCGTAGCCGAGTACCTCCCCCTGATGGGCCCACCGCTCCGTTCCGCCCGAGGACTGAGTGTCGCCGCCGACGAGATGGCCACCGGGGTGCTCCCGAAGGCGGTGCGACTACATCAACTGCTCGCGTCCGGCCAGATGGTGCACCAGGGTCGCGTCGACCTCCGCCGACTTTCGGCTGCCACGGACCTGCTGGGGAATGTGCACCGTCAGCTGACCGGAATCGAGACGAGTTTGAATGGCCTGCCCGGCTCGACGGTGGTCGGTCGCCTCGACACGGAACGGCAGCGGCTGTCCGACCGAGTGGCGCGCCTTTCCGGCTCGGTCTCCGAGGCGCAGGCGACGATGCGGCTGCTGATGCCTCTTCTGGGTGCCTCAGAGCCACGCTCCTACTTTCTTGCCTTTCAGAACAATGCCGAGGCCCGGGGGACCGGTGGCCTCGTAGGCACCTTTGGCATCTTGACCGCCGACCGTGGTCGCATCACTTTGCACGACTTCGCGTCGGATGACACGCTGCCGCGTACCACCACCCCCGTGGCGAACTTCGGTCCGGAGTTCGACCGCCGGTACGGAGCTGCTGAGAGCACCCAGGGGCTGGCTAATTCCAATCTGTCCGCTCATTTTCCCTATGCGGCGCAGATCTGGGTGGGCTTGTGGCAGCGACACACGGGGCAGCGTCTCGATGGGACCATCGCGACCGATCCTGTGGGACTCGCCCGTGTCCTCAAAGCCACGGGGCCGGTCCGCCTTCCGGACGGAATGCATGTGACAGCGGACAACACCGTAGAGTTCACCGAGAGAACCCTTTACGCGTCGTACAGCAACACCGAACGAAAGCGTTTCCTGGTACAGGTCGCACAGTCAGTAGCTACTGCCTTGCTGGGCAACCACCACGATTCGGTGGCCCTCCTCCACGCACTGCGACAGAACGCCGACGACGGCCGACTGCGCGTGTGGAGCAGAGACGCCTCCACCGAGTCGGCACTCGAAGAAGCCGGGCTGGCCGGCGACGTTCCCGAGAGAACAGGACCGTTCGCCTATCTCGTGGTCAACAATTCCGCAGGCAACAAAATGGACTACTATCTGCGCCGGTCGCTGACCTACGAACTTGGTCCTTGCGAGGGCGGTACCCGTTCCAGCGTAGTGCGAATCAGGCTGACAAACGCCGCTCCCGCTACGGGCCTGCCTGCCCTCGTCACTCTCCGTTCCGACGATCCCCGGCGCTCACACCCCCCGGGGTCCACAAGCATCTGGCTTTCCTTGTACGCCAGTTCCGGTGCGCGGTTCACCGGTGGGACCCTGGACGGGCGGCGACTTCTGTTGTCGTCGACCGAGGAGCGCGGTCACCCGGTACTCGGGACGCAGGTGGAACTCCTGCCCGGTCAGACGCGAGAAGTGGACATTCGTCTGCTGGAACCGGCTTCGGACCGCGCCCCCGTGGTGCCCTTGCAGCCGTTGGCATGGCCGCAGACCACCAAGGTGCGTATCCAGCCGTGCGTGAAGTAG
- a CDS encoding IS3 family transposase (programmed frameshift): protein MVMKHYPPEFKADAVALYESRSEATIRSVAADLGVNPETLRNWVRAAGASRPLGRRAEAPAEPPTPLEAENAALRKKVRELEEEREILRKAAKYFAGGDALVNRFHFVADHQRRYGVKRLCTTLGIARSSFYYWRRTAADRAARQAADAALAARIRAVHLEPDGTYGVPRITAELRDDGERVNHKRIARVMRSIGLAGVRLRRRHRTTVADPAAAKAPDLIGRDFTANEPNTKHVGDITYLPVDGGKFLYLATVIDLASRRLVGWAIADHMRTDLVIDALAAAERTRGSLAGAVMHTDHGAQYTSRAFADACRQAGVRQSMSAIGSSADNALAESFNATFKRETLQDRKHWSSEREARLDAFRWLHRYNTRRRHSRLGHPSPIAYETASETTSTTLAPAA from the exons GTGGTCATGAAGCACTATCCGCCGGAGTTCAAGGCGGACGCGGTCGCGTTGTACGAGTCGCGGTCGGAGGCGACGATCAGGTCGGTCGCCGCTGATCTGGGGGTGAACCCGGAGACGTTGCGGAACTGGGTCCGGGCGGCTGGAGCGAGCCGGCCACTGGGACGCCGGGCGGAGGCGCCCGCCGAGCCGCCCACGCCGCTGGAGGCGGAGAACGCGGCCCTGCGCAAGAAGGTCCGCGAACTGGAGGAGGAACGCGAGATCCTGCGGAAGGCGGCCAAGTATTTCGCCGGGG GAGACGCGCTGGTGAACCGCTTCCATTTCGTCGCCGACCACCAGCGCCGCTATGGCGTGAAGCGGCTGTGCACCACCCTCGGCATCGCCCGCTCCAGCTTTTATTACTGGCGCCGCACCGCTGCGGACCGGGCCGCCCGGCAGGCGGCCGACGCCGCTCTCGCCGCACGGATACGGGCCGTGCACCTTGAACCGGACGGCACCTACGGGGTCCCCAGGATCACCGCCGAGCTCCGCGACGACGGCGAGCGGGTTAACCACAAGCGGATCGCGCGCGTGATGCGGAGTATCGGCCTGGCAGGCGTGCGGCTGCGGCGCAGGCACCGCACCACTGTTGCGGACCCGGCAGCGGCGAAGGCCCCGGATCTGATCGGCCGCGACTTCACCGCGAATGAGCCGAACACGAAGCACGTCGGCGACATCACCTATCTCCCCGTGGACGGCGGAAAGTTCCTCTACCTGGCCACCGTCATCGACCTTGCCTCACGCCGCCTTGTCGGCTGGGCGATCGCAGATCACATGCGCACTGATCTCGTCATCGACGCCCTGGCCGCCGCCGAACGCACCCGCGGCAGCCTCGCCGGAGCGGTCATGCACACCGACCATGGCGCCCAATACACCAGCCGGGCGTTCGCCGACGCCTGCCGCCAAGCCGGCGTCCGTCAGTCCATGAGCGCGATCGGCAGCTCGGCGGACAACGCACTCGCCGAGTCCTTCAACGCGACGTTCAAACGCGAGACGCTCCAGGATCGCAAGCACTGGTCCAGCGAGCGCGAAGCCCGCCTCGACGCGTTCCGCTGGCTGCACCGCTACAACACCCGACGCCGTCACTCCCGCCTCGGACACCCCAGCCCGATCGCTTACGAGACAGCGTCCGAAACAACATCAACTACGCTGGCACCAGCCGCATAA